Sequence from the Cucurbita pepo subsp. pepo cultivar mu-cu-16 chromosome LG02, ASM280686v2, whole genome shotgun sequence genome:
AATCACTGTCACTTTCATTGTCAGAGGAACTAGCTGCCTGGCCTTCGCTATTTTCAGAGCCTTTTTTCTCAGCAAAAGGATCGGGTGAATTCTGTTGGATGCCATTTTTCtccaagaaatttgattcTTTGTTTGCTTGAGAGGTTTCTACCTTTTCCTCCAATTCAATGACATGTCTTGCTTCTAATTGCGATTCTGGAACAGGTTGATCATGGAAGTCTTCATGTACCGGGGTTTGTTGATGGCTGACTAAAGGAGAGCTGTGAAAGACAAAACGTGAATTAGATTCCTAGATGAATATCGAGCAAtccataaatatcaaatacaCCGGCTAGTAATTACTGGGTTGAGCTTTCTTTTGTGTTGGAAATGCTATTCTCCACTACAATTACTCTCTAATGNttttttttttttttttttttttttttttttttttttttgtgtgtaacaaaaaatattactaaCACATATGAGGATTTGAACCTACAACCTCTTCGAGAAAGTAGCAATGTCTTAACAACGGATTAATACATTGGAATATCAAGACAATATAGTTGAGATATCTCTACTTCCTCAAAGAGGTAAGTTTGAATGCATTTAAAGTAACATTCTCAAAAACTGTTTAAGTCAACCAGATGAAATAAGCCCGTCAAACGTTGAAGGAAGTACCTTTCACCTTCAGATGAAGGTTTTTTAGAGCCTTCCACCTCAACTTCTGACTTCAAACAATATCTCCCTGGAGCTTGGTAGGTTGCAATCTATTAGTCAAATTAAACAAGAATATAAGAATTGGATTTCTAATATCTCCCCATTTCAAATTGATAGTTCACTTGTTGGAtctttttaattgaattactATTCAAGACAACATATTTAGGGAGTATATGAGATTCATTGAAATACTGAATAAATACTGACCTAAGAGATTATGAATTGgatttctaataatttaacaattacATCACTTACTTTTTTAATGATTGGCTCAATCTTTTTTACAGAATTTGGGATTTTATCGCCAACAGCTTTCTCCAATGCCTACacgagagaaagagagggagaaaACAGTAAATTCATGCTTTGAATAGAATTGACATACTTGTTTAAGGGAATAAACACACAACGAACAGGAAACAtccaacattatttttatataggaatccatatttcaattaaaattatctatttaCTTGAGCGTACCTTCAAACTCATCCCCTTGGGGTTATCCAAGAGTAAATTATACAACATTCCTTGCAAATCTGTTGGTTTAGCTCCGGCATTCACTTCCTGTCCTGGTGCTTCCAGAACTCCTTTTGCGGCTTTGGTTGGAATGTCCTTCTCACTGCTAGCAGCAGCATTAATCTTAGCTGGTTGTCGAGGTTTAATATCTTCTGCAGTACAATGAGTCTTAGTGGGATTTGCAGATCCGAATTGAGATATTGGAGCACCAGATTGCTCGGGTGGAGATGGAACAGGTGAAGATGATAGCCTCTCCTTGGAAGCAGGTACTGATGACATGCCAGGCTTAAATGTAGATTTTGGAGGTCCAACTGCAATGACAAATATTAGTACTCAATTACTAAgcttaattgaaattattgtcCATCAGGAGACGCAGTATAcatcaaagagaaagaaatcaCTCAAAAAGTGAGAAAACGCTCTATGTCAAAAGATGAAGCATAAAGCatatagaaaagaaaacggaataagaagaaagaattCAATATGCGTACACAGGCAATCACCTTGAGACAATTCGTTTTTCTGCTTTTTAAATGGAGGctctttcttattcttataATGCATCCTCCATGGATTAGCTGCAAGCAAGCTAGGTATTAGTAAAGACTTGAGCAACTCAAAAACAAGTGATTCAAGAGATGCATACATTCGGCAGCAGCCAATTGCTTTATTTGATTCTTCATAGATGGATTCCCAGGTTCTAAGACAATAGCTCTGTAGCCAGAAACACAACAAATGTGCATGCATGTGAGAGAGCTAAAGATAATACTAAACACCATCACAGATATCTCTAATACAATATACAAAACCTTTCTATAgtttaaaaatcatgaaagTAAAAGGTTCACAAACTATCAGTTCTACATAGCAATCATCAAAATCCTTTTCTTCCGGTTTTTGGTTTGAGAGGAAGGCCAGATATTATAAGAGTAGTTGatcataatattattataaaacttataaataaaactaattatgGCTTAGAAGAATGGTAAAACATCCACAAcctaaacataatttttatttttaagagcaTTCCAATACTTCTAAACAAAGGAATATACTATACTTTCATgtccaaatttaattaaatagaaaaatagctTGAAAGTCATCTGTAGTTGTTTTCTATTAGAAGCAGAAGCATTAAGCAACTATATTCTGAACAATGCAATTACTCATGTCTAAGTACGCttataaatcaatttattattaaaatgtcAATCTGCAATTACTCCACTGAATTTGTTTTGTTCGTCTCAGTTGTTTCTCTCTTCCTGCTGGCTGCTACAgaaactttcatttttcaagAGCTGAGTGAAAAGAATGGAAGTCTAAACTCCCTAAAATGTTTAAGGTCTTTCTGTAGGAAGTGATTCTTCAAGGTGTTAAAACCAACCAAGTTATGCAGAGAAGAAGCTACGTCTTGCCTAGATGATTCATGCTATGCTCATCAGCTTCTTTGTAGCAATGTATTCAAGGACAAGAGGGAGTCCGCATAAAGTTTGCAGTAATCCGTTTCTAGTCAAAAGGATTTTGTTGGAGAGAAACAAAAGGATTTTCGGAGGCATTTGGTTCAAGTGAGAATAAGTTGGGGATTTTGTTGTATTTGAGGCCTCTTCTTACGTAGGCCTGCATTTCTAGTCTTGTTGCAATATTCCTAATTCTATGATGATAGCTAATCAACAATCTTCGTCAAACTCCTTGacttttgtttggtttttacCTTCTTGTATAACACAATTATCTATGAAATTTGTCTCTTGTTTTAGAAAAGAAGTCTCAATTAAACCTAATATCATCGAATAACTTCAAAATTGAATCTAATCATCATTTTGTAAAGAATATTAGTAAGGATATGCTATTAGCAGTGGcatatttgtaattatttggTAATTTTCTTAGAGTTGAATTCTATGAATGGATGAGTTAGGAAGTTTTGAGATGagattttttaagaataattttggACAATGCCAGGCCTCGCGAAGATTTTGGAAGCTTGTATTCCTTTTTTCAGCTTTAAACTTCTACCAATTTGATAAAAActtgaacaaaataatttgatttctatTATAATTGACAAAAGAAATACCTGCGAGATTTAGATCTTCGTTCAGCTTCCTCAGACAACTTCTTAACATGGTTTGTAGTTGATTCATCCAAGATACGCTGCACATTCACTTTTCTCCAAGCATTGCCTGATTCAACAAGCAAACCACTTCCATCTTCGCCACTTTTACGTTCTTCGTATATGTCACAAAGATCACCAACTTCACGTGACCATGTGAACCTAAACTCTTTACCCCCAACATCAATGACCTGATGTAAAATTTCAGTTCAGGTACAACAATCTTAAATAGCCAAAGacctcaaaataataataataataataataaataataataataaataataaataaagaacttCAAACAGGGAAGCAGAATTAGATCTTAAGGTGCATGTATGATTGTAACAATTGACTAACAGGAAACATTGATTTGATGAGAATATGTCAGATCCATACATATATTATGACTTTAGCACAAACCTGCCCTGGGAGGGGGGGAGTAGAACGGGAAGAAAATCCAGTATTGTTCGTATTCAGCCTTTACACTGATTGTTATCACCTTCCCAGCTATTCATTGGAAGGGTaaagtgataaaaaaaaattgcctAAAGAGGCAATTCCTCTAGACTTTTAGACCCTTCTTAtcaatagaaagaaaaatgcacATGATAGAGATGGAGGAGAGAAGACAACTATTTACATTTGAATATGCACAATTGGAGATGATCAAGACTAGATGGCAACATAGACCAACGGTTTCATGTTTATGcatcattaatataattttatatttattcctttcttttaaCTGCACAAGGCATGGATAGCCTTTACatgatttcttcatttttcgtACAGGATAAGACCTCTACTCcttaaatattgtcctataGAGATGAAGACTATTtccaataaaaacaataataattttcttggGATGCAGAATGAGAAGCCTATAGCAAACTAGTAAATATctttcttccaaaaaaaagcaaatcaaaagagagatttttgtaTGATAGAAACTcattgataaaatgaaaacagCATAGCACTTTGCAAGTAAGGTATAGGATGTGTTTCATCCCATTTTCACATAAATATGGGAACAACTCCTATCTCCACTTATCTCCACATCTGCTAACAAACAGAAGAATCAGGATATCGAGAAAAAAGGGGTAGATCCTAGAGAGTTCAGCAACATCACCAAAACCCAGAGTATGCAATCCAACATCTCTCTTTCTTGGATGTGAAGATTTTGGAAGAAATATAGAAGAGTATTCCTTTTATACTATATCCAACTATTTTTAACTTGCTCATTATGGCATCAAGTATGTTTTGGTATCCACAAATGATGGAGtattcaatataaaaaaataacaacgGATGTTAGGGAAATCTTGGGTTGTTAGTCAGTTTTTATATAATTGTAGAACGCCTGTTATACCTACCTTTTCCTACTAGAATCACAATAGGACACTTACTCTTCCTCCTATTGGTATCATGccttaatatttattatccaTCCTGTTGGAaatcttttcaaattataCCAATAACTTATCGTgctaaagtttattttaaaaaattaagagtaaaataaataaataaacttctGGTTGATGGGGGATTTCAACAGATCCTAGAGATAGCAATATTCTCAAGATAAAGCTCCCCAGTAAACACAGAGAGAAtagttttccctttcaactTACCTCTTTCACTCTACTTCCTATTAAATTCATCATAAATtgcatattctttataagcatGTTGTGCACATTGTAAGAATACAACTGACACCTCATCAATTGCAGCACTTTCacaattcattaaataatcATGTCtaccaaaataagaaaaaaatgctCAAAATTTAGGTTATAAATGCAGCAAGTATTATCAAGTGTAGATCTCCAGcttgaaacttttaaattgGCCATGCCCCAATTGTCAGTTGGGACACGAACTCCAATATATCCTCATGAAAAACCTATATTATCATAGACACATAAAAGCTGATATATCTGATAAACTATTCCTACTGATATTTTTCGTACTTTCATGGTTTTCTATGTTTCTACTCAATTGGGTAATCTAACCCTTGACCTCACAGTATTCATACTCACCAATTCAGCCCATAGCTAACTGTTGCCAAATAAAAAAGGTGAACATAATAATGTTACAAAAGAATAGATTATAGCAATGCTCAAATTGGCGATAAATTCCAACTAAATAAGACCATCTagacaaaaatatatgtaacGAAGTAGCGGTTGCACAAAGAGATTCCACAGGGAAAATCCAACAAATAGCGAACAGAAGCATAATCCACATAAGCTACTTGTGCACATATTCGACAGCGTATTTGAAATACTTANaaaaaaaaaaaaaaaaaaaaaaaaaaaaaaaaaatcttcattaTCCCATGATGTGGATGACTAAAGTAAAGAACAAGTATTACAGAAAACTTACATTACCACTAGAATTCTTGGCATTCGCATCAAACTTAATTCTCGGAGTTCCTCCCTGCGACTCAACCCGCTTGATCTCTTCGATCAAGTCGGGAGCCAACCGAATTATCATAGCAAAAGCCAAAGGATTGTTACCGGTAACGAGACTGAAATTCTCCTCGACGGATTGAGGGGCTTCGGATTTGGCTGCGGCGGAGGTTCGATTCCGAGGATTTGCGCCAGAACCGGCGCCACCGCCGCCGAGAGAGAGACGGCCGGAGGGGCGGTGAGCAGGTGGTAGAGGAAAAGAGGAGGGCGGCCGCTTTCCGCTGGCTCCGCGGCCAGCGCCGCCGCCGGCCCGAGCGAGCTTGGATGGGCCGCCATACATTGTGAGGAAGAGAGATGCAGGTGCCGAACCAGGTTTTGGGACCCAGATGGAACACAGGAACAATTTCAATTTGCCTCTCAGATTTCCGTGTTGTTTTTGGTCCTCTCTTTAATTCAACGAGTTATGGGGACTTTTTTGCAACTACACTATCTCCCGGGAGGGGGGAGGGGGGCCGTATTTCGGATCAACGTTTTATGGGCCTCTTCGTAACGCCCTACCAGCCCAAAATAAACTCTAATTTCTacttttcataaaatatctaataataCCTCCaacttttatcatttttccaTCCAACAACTCTTTggcatatttttttaaaaaaaaactaaattcataaatctagccaattaaatttatttatctatcgGATAggtaatttcaaaattttataaatttattagccACGtacacaaaaattttaaaactaaaagataaaataattccaaatatatctttatttaaaaaaagatgtcGCGCATCGGAAAATACAATTTACGAAATaggtataattaattttcagtggcatattttgtaaatttaaaactttataaggGACAAAATagtcaaagaaaatattcaaGGGTTGTAGCTTTTTAATACATTATTGGTACGTAGGTAAATgcaatagaaattaaatatagtgtaaaacataatatgttaagactaaaaattataattttcttatattaattaatacataAAAGTAGAATTAACAAACtaagatttaaaaagtttaaaataaaacagcaAACATACATGAatgtgtaatttttttaagatttagaatGCATGGAATAATTCAATGAGAAAATTGATGGCAgaaagaataattataaatttggccCTAGAGAACAAAGAATTATGAATATGGCACACTTCCTTAACAAGAATTTGACTCAGACCACAAAACCCATTGAAAGGGTCAGCTACCAACCAAACAAATCGTTGTTGACATGTCAGCAGGCCAAGTATTGGCTTGCGTGGCCAATTCTTTAAcaccttattttatttatttatttatttatttttaaagaccaattaaaaacaaagcgaatacaatattaaaattaaaaaaactaaatgaaaaataaatcaaattagtcaaatattaagtttaaatcaaaaaaattgtaaagtACTAAGCAAGAACATTTGGTTGCGATGTTCAGCTCGGATACGACCAATTCTAATTCcatattcataaatttgtttaaCTCACCACATTAAAACCCTTTGAAGGTTTCCTCAGCTCTGCAATGGAAAAGTCCAccgtcttgttcttcttcttcctcgcaCTCTGTTTCGGCCTTCGAGCTTTGTCGGCCATGGCGGATGACGAGGCAGTTAAAGTGAAGGTGGGAGTTGTTCTTGACTCCAATTCTTTGATTGGGAAAATGGGGTTGAGTTTTATGGATATGGCTCTCTCGGATTTCTatgaatttcataaaaattacaacacCCGCTTGACTCTGTTTCCGAAAAACTCCATGGGAGACGACCTTGAAGCTACTGCTGCAGGTTTTAACTTAATTCCGTACCACGTTATGATTCATACTTTTTCCCCAAGTTTTGGTTTTAATCTGTTTTTCTTAACTAAACAGCTTTAGAGTTAATCAACAAGGAAGAAGTGGAAGCCATTGTTGGGCCACAGAGTTCATCTCAAGCAGCTTTCATGGCGGATCTCGGGAAGAAATCTCACGTACCCATAATTTCATTCTCCGCGACAACGACAATGCAATCTCTGAGTCCTCGTCGGAATCCTTATTTTTTCCGAGCGACCCAAATCGATTCATCGCAAGTAAAACCCATCGCCTCCATTTTTAAAGAGTTCAATTGGCGACAGGCGGTGATCATTCACTCCGATGATCAATACGGCGAGGGGATTCTTCCCTCCATGAGAGACGCTCTTCGAGAAATCAACACACACGTCGCCGACGAGACAGCGATTCCTCAATCGGCGTCTGATGACAGAATCGCCAAACAGCTTTACCGATTAATGACGATGCAAACGAGAGTTTTCGTTGTTCATATGTCGCCGGAGCTTGGTTCCCGCGTTTTCGCCATGGCTAAGGAGATTGGGATGATGGGTTCTGGTTATATTTGGATTATAACTGATGGGATGAGTAATTTCCTCTCTGAGATTGATGATTCCGCCATGGAAGCCATGAGTGGAGCTTTGGCTGTAAGAACATACATTCCCATAACAGAAAAACTTGAAGATTTTCAACGGCGATGGAGAAGGGACTTCGAAAAGGAAATCTCTGAACTCAATATATTTGGGTTACGAGCTTACGATGCTATCTTCGCTCTCGCCAAGGCTGTGGAGAGAGTTGGAACCACAGAGTTCATCTTCAAGAACTCAAACGCTGTTTCGGGCAAATCTACAGATCTCGACAATCTCGGTGTCTCTCGGAATGGTCCAAGGTTGTCGGAGGCATTGTCTAAGACACATTTCAAAGGGATTGCAGGAGACTTCAGGATGGTTGAAGGGCAGTTGAAATCATCAACTTACGAGATTATAAACATCAATCATCAAAAGAACATTACAACGGTTGGATTCTGGACGCCGGAAAATGGACTGACACAAACATTAAACTCCACGAAAATGAGCTCAAACACTTCAGCTGCTAATCTTAGCCGTATCATATGGCCAGGGGATTCTTCCAGTTCCCCAAAAGGTTGGGTGTCCcctataaatgaaaagaagctGAGAATTGGAATACCTGTTAAATCTGGGGTCAGTAAGTTCATTCGAGAGATAAGGGACCCATTGAGTTCAAACACTAAGAAAACAGGGTACAGCATTGATATCTTCGAAGCTGTTGTCGAAACATTACCATACGCTCTTAATTATGAATACATTCGGTATGCAAATGATGTCGGAGTAATGGCCGGTAGCTATGATGACTTGATCAAGCAAGTGCAGCGTGGGGTTTGAACCTAAACTCTTCAATATTTAGTACTCAAAACAAATGTTCTTTTGCATTTGCTTTAACTGTGCGCTGTTCTTGAACAGGTATACGACGCAGTCGTGGGAGAcatatcgattagagaaagcCGATCCTCGTATGTCGACTTCACATTGCCATACTCGGAAGCTAGCGTGTCGATGGTCGTACTATATCAagataacaacaaaaaagcTTGGCTGTTCTTGAAGCCTTTAACATTGGATCTTTGGTTGACAAgtggtttcttttttgtgttcattggACTGGTTATCTGGACTCTTGAGCATCGAATCAACGAAGATTTTCGAGGTCCTCCTTCGCACGAAATCGGGACGAGCTTCTGGTTTGCTTTCTCAACCATGGTGTATGCTCAAAGTAATCTGTTCTGTCCTTGTAGCTTTGATATTTATCTCATTTTGGTCATGTTTTGGTTAATGGTTCACTAAATGGCTTCTCTATATGCAACAGGGGAGAAGGTGGAGAGCAACTTGGCTAGATTTGTGGTAATAGTATGGCTGTTTGTGGTGCTCATATTAACTCAAAGCTACACCGCCAGTCTCACATCGCTACTCACGGTTCAAAAGCTTGAGCCAACGTTTAATGATATGAAACAactgaaggagaagaaggTGAATGTTGGATACCCAAATGGTTCTTTTGTTCTTGACTTGCTGATAACTGAAGGCTTTGATCGATCCAAGCTTGTAATTTATAACAATATGGCCCATTGTGGATCACTGTTCTTAAATGGAACCATTGCTGCTGCCTTTGATGAAGTCCCTTATCTCAAGGATCTTACTACAACATATTGCACCAACTGCACCATCGTTGGTCCCATGATGAAATCAAACGGCTTTGGCTATGTAAGTGTGAAACTCGTCCTTCGTCTTTCATGTTGGTTCGAAGAGAGTGacagtgtgagatcccacatgagtggaacgaagcattccttataagggtgtgaaaaatTCTCTctagtatacgcgttttaaactcTTAAGAGAAAGCCCACTGCCACacatctgctagtggtaggtTTGAGgtattacaaattgtatcaaagctgtgtgtcagcgaggacgttgggcctccaagggggtggattgtgagattccacattaattagagaggggaacgaaacattccttgtaagggtgtggagacctctcttTGCTACAGAAAGACTCGTGTGGTTGTTTCGTGAGAATAGTCGGTCATCTCAACCGTCGAGATTTATGAATGTAGGTCTTTCCCAAGGGGTCTCAACTCGGACGCGATGTTTCGAACGGAATACTTAATATAATGGAGAATGGAGTTCTGCAAGAGATTGAAAACAAATGGTTTAAAAGCAATATCAGCAGCCCTGACCCCAATAGCTTGATTTCCACCAGACTTGGGCTTGAAAGCTTTTGGGGGTTGTTTCTTCTTTCAGGAGCTGTATCTTTATCTGCAGTCATCATAGCTCTGGCCAGATTTGTCCATGAACGCAGACATGACTTCAACCTTTCCACTGACTCAATGTGGAAaaggtttcttcttctcatgaAAAATTTCGACCAGAAAGACCACACTTCACCCGCGTTTAGAAGGAATTCTCGAGACGAAATCCGAGACGAAAACCGAGATGAAAGCCGGGAAGCTCATCCCAGCCCTACCAGTGATTCAAACTACTGAAATGGAGGACTTTCACCTTGTAACTTTGATGATTTCCATGGTGGTCTGTGTGCAACTCCTCAACCATCACATAATTTGGTCGATAAAATTCACTTTCTTTCTTGAAATTAGTCGAAATATGTACAAGTTGTTTAAGATACTCCCACGAACCATCAAACATCATggaatttttcatttgattaataattaaatataaactttagGTGACCATagtcaaagaaattaaatgggGTCAATAATTCAAAGTCAAAATCAAAGGGCACAAACACCACAATTTTGATTTGGTTGGTCCAAACTTTTGATTATCTAAATTCTATAAACTTAATTCAACACGAGCAGAAaatcatgaattttaaatatgtatatattagaACATGAACTTTTATCTAATGAGGAGATTACAAAGAACGTGATAAATTTTTACTGCTAATACAAGCGTAACACGTAGGAATATCCATAAATACGATACCTAAAAAGtccataaaatttgaaaatagaattgaTGTTGACTTTAGAGATGGGGCAATGAATGAAGATGAGAAGCGTGGACCAAAGAGAGTACGTCTATAATTCAACTCTTCCGACTCAATAATATCACATCAAAGTTTTAAACACATTCATTGATTTGCAACCCTATTCCCAAAAGGAAAACGATAGGAAAAATGGTCCATTctcatattaaataattatgtatctatttaaaaaattacacttttttctctcaattcttttgtttttagtatATATTAAGAGTTTGAACCGGCTTGCATGTACATTGACTAACTTTACGAGACAATTATCTCATACAACAAGCTTTATTACAAACTAAAT
This genomic interval carries:
- the LOC111787783 gene encoding glutamate receptor 2.7-like, producing the protein MEKSTVLFFFFLALCFGLRALSAMADDEAVKVKVGVVLDSNSLIGKMGLSFMDMALSDFYEFHKNYNTRLTLFPKNSMGDDLEATAAALELINKEEVEAIVGPQSSSQAAFMADLGKKSHVPIISFSATTTMQSLSPRRNPYFFRATQIDSSQVKPIASIFKEFNWRQAVIIHSDDQYGEGILPSMRDALREINTHVADETAIPQSASDDRIAKQLYRLMTMQTRVFVVHMSPELGSRVFAMAKEIGMMGSGYIWIITDGMSNFLSEIDDSAMEAMSGALAVRTYIPITEKLEDFQRRWRRDFEKEISELNIFGLRAYDAIFALAKAVERVGTTEFIFKNSNAVSGKSTDLDNLGVSRNGPRLSEALSKTHFKGIAGDFRMVEGQLKSSTYEIININHQKNITTVGFWTPENGLTQTLNSTKMSSNTSAANLSRIIWPGDSSSSPKGWVSPINEKKLRIGIPVKSGVSKFIREIRDPLSSNTKKTGYSIDIFEAVVETLPYALNYEYIRYANDVGVMAGSYDDLIKQVQRGVYDAVVGDISIRESRSSYVDFTLPYSEASVSMVVLYQDNNKKAWLFLKPLTLDLWLTSGFFFVFIGLVIWTLEHRINEDFRGPPSHEIGTSFWFAFSTMVYAQREKVESNLARFVVIVWLFVVLILTQSYTASLTSLLTVQKLEPTFNDMKQLKEKKVNVGYPNGSFVLDLLITEGFDRSKLVIYNNMAHCGSLFLNGTIAAAFDEVPYLKDLTTTYCTNCTIVGPMMKSNGFGYVFPKGSQLGRDVSNGILNIMENGVLQEIENKWFKSNISSPDPNSLISTRLGLESFWGLFLLSGAVSLSAVIIALARFVHERRHDFNLSTDSMWKRFLLLMKNFDQKDHTSPAFRRNSRDEIRDENRDESREAHPSPTSDSNY